In Candidatus Omnitrophota bacterium, a single window of DNA contains:
- the murQ gene encoding N-acetylmuramic acid 6-phosphate etherase, which translates to MPRAIRYRQLPTEQSHPQSVSLDRLSTLQLLQLMHREDQQAVRAVGRQLAQVAKAIALIEASLRHRGRLIFVGAGTSGRLGVIEAAECPPTFRTTPSQVQAIMAGGPRAVLRSREGAEDARASTQAMARRRIRAGDAVVGITASGVTPFVDAALRAATRRGAATILVTCHARAPIPADVRIAVVVGPELLAGSTRLKAGTATKLILNMLTLGAMARLGKTYGSLMVDVRPTSRKLTARAIAIIQLVTHVSPRVAAARLRAARGNVKAAIVMASHHVSLVAARRRLSHAHGSLRKALSSQPLNHSITQSLNH; encoded by the coding sequence ATGCCACGCGCGATCCGCTATCGCCAGTTGCCGACGGAACAGTCGCATCCGCAAAGCGTCAGCCTGGATCGGCTCTCAACGCTGCAGCTCTTGCAGTTGATGCACCGCGAAGATCAGCAGGCGGTGCGCGCGGTGGGACGGCAACTCGCGCAGGTGGCCAAGGCGATTGCGTTGATCGAAGCCTCTCTTCGGCATCGGGGACGGCTCATCTTCGTGGGCGCGGGGACGAGCGGACGGCTCGGGGTCATCGAAGCGGCGGAGTGCCCTCCCACGTTTCGCACGACCCCATCGCAGGTCCAGGCCATCATGGCGGGCGGCCCGCGCGCGGTGCTCCGCTCCCGCGAGGGCGCAGAAGATGCCCGTGCGAGCACCCAAGCGATGGCGCGCCGACGGATTCGCGCAGGCGACGCCGTCGTCGGCATCACGGCCAGCGGGGTGACCCCGTTCGTGGACGCGGCCCTCAGGGCGGCTACGCGGCGCGGCGCTGCCACCATCCTGGTGACGTGCCATGCGCGCGCACCGATTCCGGCCGATGTGCGCATTGCGGTTGTCGTCGGGCCGGAGCTCTTGGCCGGCTCCACGCGACTCAAAGCCGGCACCGCGACGAAGCTCATCCTCAACATGCTCACCCTGGGCGCGATGGCGCGGCTCGGGAAAACCTACGGCAGCCTGATGGTGGATGTGCGGCCCACCTCGCGAAAATTGACCGCCCGGGCGATCGCGATCATTCAGCTCGTGACGCACGTCTCCCCGCGCGTAGCGGCCGCGCGCTTGCGCGCCGCGCGCGGCAATGTCAAAGCCGCCATCGTCATGGCCTCGCATCATGTCTCCCTCGTGGCTGCGCGCCGACGTCTCAGCCATGCTCATGGCTCCCTGCGAAAGGCCCTTTCCTCTCAACCACTGAATCACTCAATCACCCAATCACTCAATCACTGA
- the nagZ gene encoding beta-N-acetylhexosaminidase — translation MLDCMDLETLIGKRLAVGIPGAEATEDVIEALRAIRAGSLVLFSRNAASPEQLRRLLRRLEEGLGYPLWVMVDHEGGRIIRFAEGVTRFPSALTVGTTMSVADAETQGCVEATELRALGVHVNLAPCVDVLVEGADPIIGDRSYGADPERVSAYAAARIRGLQTHGVAACAKHFPGLGAVNRDPHGALPTITADWNAMEPHLVPFERSIMAGVAMVMSSHACYPHLGDPPGLPATFSRRLIHDLLRRRLGFEGVMLTDDLEMGALRSFGAMDELAIRATEAGHDLLLICSDLAAAQRAAAGLRSAYASGCLDGDELERSVQRIQQARQKFLS, via the coding sequence GTGCTTGACTGCATGGATCTTGAGACGCTTATCGGAAAACGCCTCGCCGTGGGGATTCCGGGTGCCGAGGCGACCGAGGACGTCATCGAGGCCTTGCGCGCGATTCGCGCGGGCAGCCTCGTGCTCTTCAGCCGCAACGCGGCCTCGCCGGAGCAGCTCCGCCGATTGCTGCGCCGCCTGGAGGAGGGGCTCGGCTATCCGCTGTGGGTCATGGTGGATCACGAGGGCGGCCGCATCATCCGGTTTGCCGAGGGGGTGACCCGGTTTCCCTCAGCGCTTACCGTCGGCACCACGATGTCGGTGGCCGATGCCGAGACGCAAGGCTGTGTGGAAGCGACAGAGCTCAGAGCCTTGGGCGTCCACGTCAATCTGGCCCCCTGTGTTGATGTCTTGGTCGAGGGAGCCGACCCCATCATTGGCGACCGCTCCTACGGCGCGGATCCTGAGCGCGTCTCCGCCTATGCCGCTGCGAGAATTCGTGGCTTGCAGACGCATGGGGTCGCGGCCTGCGCGAAACATTTTCCCGGGCTGGGCGCGGTCAATCGCGACCCGCATGGCGCGTTGCCGACGATCACGGCGGACTGGAACGCCATGGAGCCGCATCTCGTCCCGTTTGAGCGATCGATCATGGCCGGTGTGGCGATGGTGATGTCCTCCCATGCGTGCTATCCCCATCTTGGGGATCCGCCCGGCCTGCCGGCGACGTTTTCACGGCGGCTCATCCATGATCTGCTGCGGCGCCGACTGGGATTTGAAGGGGTGATGCTCACCGATGATCTTGAAATGGGGGCGTTGCGGTCCTTCGGCGCGATGGACGAGCTGGCCATCCGCGCGACCGAGGCGGGGCATGACCTGTTGCTCATCTGCTCGGATCTTGCTGCGGCCCAGCGCGCGGCTGCGGGGCTGCGATCCGCGTATGCAAGCGGCTGTCTCGACGGTGATGAGCTGGAACGTAGCGTCCAGCGCATCCAACAGGCCAGGCAAAAGTTCCTTTCTTAA
- a CDS encoding PD-(D/E)XK nuclease family protein has product MPQLSASTLKLFQECPRCFWLHINKKIERPRGPFPSLPSGIDRVLKGYFETYRKQGALPPLIAGKLSGTLSTTPLTLGFNDPATRARLWGKLDDCITLSDQRLAPLDHKTRASAPDDLSYSQTYYQFQMDVYTLLLERNGYRTSRSAYVVYYFPIDGTLHNGFPFDVAVHTLATDPESAYDVFAAACRCLASPLPSSSASCAFCRWAVSRHSEVAQPIPRLAEDTIPDDLFA; this is encoded by the coding sequence ATGCCGCAACTTTCCGCCTCGACCCTGAAGCTCTTTCAAGAGTGCCCGCGATGTTTCTGGCTGCACATCAATAAGAAAATCGAGCGGCCGCGCGGGCCGTTTCCCTCGTTGCCCTCCGGGATTGATCGCGTGTTGAAGGGCTATTTTGAGACCTACCGCAAGCAAGGCGCGTTGCCGCCGCTGATTGCCGGCAAGCTCAGCGGGACCCTCTCGACGACGCCGCTGACCCTGGGATTCAACGACCCCGCGACCCGCGCGCGGCTGTGGGGAAAACTGGATGATTGCATCACGCTCTCCGATCAGCGCCTCGCCCCCCTGGATCACAAAACGCGCGCCTCAGCCCCCGACGATTTGAGTTACAGCCAAACCTACTATCAATTCCAGATGGATGTCTACACGCTGCTCTTGGAGCGCAACGGCTACCGCACCAGTCGCAGCGCCTATGTCGTCTACTATTTTCCGATCGACGGCACGCTGCACAATGGCTTTCCATTTGACGTGGCAGTGCACACGCTGGCCACCGATCCGGAGAGCGCCTATGACGTGTTTGCGGCCGCGTGCCGATGCCTCGCCTCCCCGCTGCCCTCATCGTCGGCTTCCTGCGCATTTTGCCGCTGGGCGGTGAGCCGGCACAGTGAGGTGGCTCAACCGATTCCACGCCTGGCGGAAGACACGATTCCCGACGACCTGTTTGCGTAA
- a CDS encoding site-2 protease family protein, with protein MPAQPWRIFGIPLRVSASWFLVVAYLMWSLATGYFPVAYPRWSAAAHWALGSLAALLLFACIVIHELAHSLTAKRYGVPVASVTLFMFGGVSQLAGRPRRPFAELIIALAGPLMSVALAAACVVAGRSLRLAAPGFDVGSALLQYLALINIGLAIFNMLPAFPLDGGRVVRALLWGLTNDPVRATRMASWLGALFGLGLLVLGIWVAVAQHRLSAGVWYILLGWFLRDAALRSYRTGFG; from the coding sequence ATGCCGGCTCAACCGTGGCGGATCTTTGGCATCCCGCTGCGCGTCAGTGCTAGCTGGTTTCTGGTCGTCGCGTACCTGATGTGGTCGCTGGCCACGGGATATTTTCCCGTCGCGTATCCCCGCTGGTCGGCGGCGGCGCATTGGGCGCTCGGGAGCCTGGCCGCGCTGCTGCTCTTTGCGTGCATCGTCATCCATGAGCTCGCACACTCGCTGACGGCCAAACGCTACGGCGTGCCGGTGGCGTCGGTGACGCTGTTTATGTTCGGAGGGGTGTCGCAACTGGCCGGCCGGCCGCGCCGACCCTTCGCGGAATTGATCATCGCGCTGGCAGGGCCGCTGATGAGTGTAGCGCTGGCCGCGGCGTGCGTGGTGGCTGGGCGATCCCTGCGCCTGGCGGCTCCGGGATTCGACGTAGGCTCAGCGCTCTTGCAGTACCTGGCCCTCATCAACATCGGCTTAGCCATCTTCAACATGCTGCCGGCGTTTCCCCTCGATGGCGGGCGCGTGGTCCGCGCGCTGCTCTGGGGCCTGACGAATGATCCGGTGCGCGCCACGCGCATGGCCAGTTGGCTTGGAGCCCTCTTCGGCCTCGGCTTGCTCGTGCTGGGGATCTGGGTGGCCGTCGCCCAGCATCGCCTCAGCGCCGGGGT